The genomic window attaaaaatgatgagGAAGGAATAATACAACATTCTACAAAGGATAATGTGATCGTACAGGAAAAAAAGTGCATAGTAGTTAATAAAGAatgtaatgataataatggtaatgataataatgataagaatgatattaatgataatgataataatgataaggACATAGAGGAATACTTATCAGGACCAGAAGAAAACACtatggaaaataatataattttaagtaGTAATAAGAACAAAGAAGATATTGGAAGTAATAACTGTAATCACAAAAGTAGTAGaagtggtaataataattcaacAGGTACATTAAAAACCTTCCATAATTACTTCGAGGATAATGTAAAGAACATTGTAGAAGCAAATtctgataaaatatttaataaaaatacaaataacaGCTTGATCGCAATagtaaataatttgaatttgAAAGAAGGGGTTACAAGTAGTTGTAGTAAGAATGTAATAAACCACAATAACGATGAAAATATCAGTGAATGTAGTATTGCACATGCCATTGAAAAAAACGATGATtcgaataataatataaactgcGAAATAAATGGTAACTCGAGCGGTAAACTGAACAGTTATCCTATTGACAGTCCAAGTGATAACCCAAATGACAATACTAATgataaacataataataatcctAGTGACAatcttaataataatgttaaccCAAATGACAATGCTAATGATAACGATAACCCTAATGAGAATGCAAATGATAATGAAAACTGCCCAAATGATGAGGAAGGTACTGGCTCAAATGAAGATAATTTGGAGGACACTGTTGAGAGTATAAGTAGCTTTATGTTAGAAGAAGATATGAATTTATCTAGAAGAGCATATagaaattttcaaatatgctctctttttattcattcaaCTCTTTTAGTTATGGTATTATTACTTTTGGGTATATTGTGCCATGATTTTTTCAGACCCTCACTTTCGAATAAAGAAACCgtaatgatttatttttgtgGTATATTATTAATCTTATTGTGTCTTCATATTTgtgttaatttatatatatctataagaTTATTAAGACAATGGGAAGTTTCGAAAATTTTGAAATCTGTCGAGTCCAAAATTCATGTTATTGTTTTAGTATATTTCGctatgtgtgcatatatatattttttcgaGGGGAGAAGTTATCCAATTAATTCTACCTTTTCGTTTACAATAATCTTAgcagttatatattatttaatgcccatatttttatatataatactacgcttgattttttgtattattttattaatattagtttttttaaaaagaaaaagtccCACTCCAAAAagaattttgaaaaaattaaaagtaatgaaatatatagaatacaGAAAATATTGTGAAGAGTGTTACTTAAGTGGTAATTATTTCTACAATGAAAAAGAGGAAATTCAACAGGAGAGaatcaaaaatgaaaatgctATTACTATAATAGGAGTTGATAATATAGAGGGAATAGATAATAACAAAGTATATCATCAGGAGGGTATAGATAAGGACTTACGTAGTCATACTAATCCAAATGTTTACACCAACTCGACAGAGGCTTCATGTATTCAGAAAGGATACTTAAACAAAAGCATGGACAATGATCTTCCACCTActcttaataataatattattgcaTCATGTGGGAATGTTAGTAATAGCAAcatgataaattatttagaaaacaataatatttttaagtgtGATACAAACATAAACCCAGGGGAGAATATACCCGATAGTGCAGATGTACAAATTTGcagcgaaaaaaaaaatgacaacACGAGTATCAGCAATTATAGCTGCCAAGAGGTGAATAATATTAAGAGTGATAATGAttatagtaacaataataatgataacagtaatagtaataataatgacaatagtaatagtaatagtaacaataataataggaaTAATTACTGCATCACAAATACTACTGAACAAATAGATGGATCAAACGAGGACACGAAAACAGGAGTATTtgattattttcaaaaagttttaaaaaaaaaaaaaaatgatattgaaaaggagaaaaatgaaatatacggaatatatgaaaatgtgGAAGATAATAACTCAGTTCATattaatattgaaaattcaGATTATGTGTGTTCAATTTGCTGTGTcgaatatttaaatgatgaTGATATCTGTATATTACCTTGTAACTATCTTCATTATTATCACAAAgaatgtatatttacttggctaaaaagaaataatgattGCCCATtatgtagaaaaaatattggaaagttataaaaaaaaaaaaaatggaggaGTAACATACCAGCAAAAAGGTTATGCTTCTGGTAGATTATTAGAACGCTCGTATGCTGggttatgtttatatatatatattaagtggTGAGGAATTATcccattaaaaatatgcctATGTAAAACGGTCAAGTAGCCTCCCGTATATGACACTATTTCACTGCAGGCACATTTTACATACTACATTACTTCATATTTCATTTCAGtaccttcttttttttttttttttgtcttattGTTGAATTCAgtcaaaaattttatttataaattttaattttgttaattcataggttgtacatatatttattttatttaaagataaaaatttgtGATTCACATTATTGCTATATTTGTGCTTAGAGTAATATTTATAGGCTTTTttgatttaattaaaaaaaaaattaaaacatcaATATtggtgcaaaaaaaaaatgtgtgattacatatgtatgtgtatatatactaatatgtttatgtgcgtatgtatatatacatgtgtgcataatacattattttttttagttaacattatttttacatattgtACAATGTTTATAATTTCGCCAACTGTATGCGAAAAATactgtttttaaaatttcccttttacttatttattcagtgtaagaaattaaataatttaaagttAAATTTTGCGtccataaaaaatgtatcatACTGTATCTGCTGAGGTTTTAACATCTCATTGCGCCGTTGCTGTAGTCTTTtctcttatatataaaaagttaaaggCAATTGtgcaaggaaaaaaaaaaaataataaaataaactcGTTTATCTCAACTCTTAATAATCTGCTGAATGTTTTATACAGTAATATTTAAAGATATGCacattttctttatcttAACTGTATAGGAAGgtaatgttaaaaattttttaccttACCCATCGTCCccctctttttattttgtaccTTTTTATGgccttatatataattcttatataaaattcattatataaaaatatatgtgctATATAAGaactaattttaataaacaaattttttaaataataaaaaaaattagaaaaattagaaaatggGAAAAGTGCAACTGAAATATTGCAAAAAGGAAGGAGCCATTTATAAAACCTTTTAGGTTGAACTAATTATATTCacaatttcattaaaaacgatttattatgtaaaaaatgatataaaataattaagttaatttcatatatatacatttttatgaacattttcagaaaaaaaaaaaaaaaaatttgtctGTTCATTTGAGGGAAGTGTACATATGGCACTTGTATGTtaacttaaaataaaacacgATTTATATAAGACAAATATGTGCAATTTTTcctcttattattttttttttccacagTAATTCGACGTGGTAcgcatgtataaatatatatatatcactaacaaggttttattttaaaaggaaaaaataggaaatacTTATGTAGCTTGCGTATATACATGAAAACACGCttaaatatgcatacacatataatatatacaaacatacatgcAGACATCTgctttaataatatttatacacacaTGCGTACGTTAGAATATCATACGCTTACGCATTTAAACGTgcttatatacacatactcACAGATACGCATACATGTAtgatgtacatatacacatgagCAGTATCcctcttttcattttaaaaataaaaaggggagaaaaaaaatccaAGTAACTCATAAATTTTTACGAATTCAATTATACGACCATATGTTCATACGTCCATACGTTCATATGCCCATACGTTCATACGTTCATACGTTCATACATTCATATGTCCATACGTTTATACGTTCATACGTTCAcacatttattcattaatttttttttttcgtttacCCAATCATTCCTAGCAGTACTCCACACGATTATgcatagaaaaaaaattttttttttggtaaagtttaatatttgttctttatttgtttaatgggaaaagaaaaatttcaacatttaatatatattttttttttatttccattttttctcCTTCTGAATAACTGCtagtattataataatgtgaAATCGCCTTAGTGCAACAATGTGTTTTTTACAAGCATTATATTTGTAGagagaacatatatattaatatacatatatgtatagtatttttttattttttatttttttttttttaatttccctttttttttgtatcatAAGTAAGTAGTTgaatttttcccttttttccaCTTTTACTTTCTTTGTCCCATCACATAATTTCTTATTGGCTAAGatgtttaaataattatttggCTATTTTATAggttgtatatgtatatatatatatacttacgtacatatatacatacatacatacatacatacatacatacatacgtatttTATACGTTTTTGccaagtattttttttaatgctgAGAGTATTTTTTtgacttcttttttttttaacaaaataataaaatggcTGATGTGTTAAAAATCTCAAAAATTccaatttttacaaaaaaggaaaaggaattTAGTGACTTACAAAAGAGTAAGGaagcaaatgaaaaaattttaaataaagagAATGATAGGTTTACGTTGCATCCAATTTTGTATCCAGACGTATGggacttttataaaaaagcagAAGCTTCATTTTGGACAGCAGAAGAGATAGATTTATCAAGCGATTTGAaagattttgaaaaattaaatgaaaatgaaaaacattttataaaacatgTGTTAGCATTTTTTGCAGCAAGTGATGGAATAGTTTTAGAAAATTTGGCtagtaaatttttaagaGAAGTTCAAATAACGGAAGCTaagaaattttattcttttcaaaTAGCAGTGGAGAATATTCATTCAGAAACTTACAGTTTGTTGAttgataattatataaaggaTGAAAAGGAGcgattaaatttatttcacgcaatagaaaatataccagctgttaaaaataaagcttTGTGGGCTGCCAAATGGATTAATAATACCAATTCTTTTGCAGAACGGATAGTAGCAAATGCATGTGTAGAAGGTATATTGTTTAGTGGTAGTTTTTGTGCTATTTTCTggtttaaaaaacaaaataaattacatggGCTAACTTTTAGTAATGAATTAATTAGTAGAGATGAAGGATTACATACAGACTTTAACTGTTTAATATATAGTCTGctggaaaataaattaccaGAAGAAATTGTTCAGAATATTGTAAAAGAAGCAGTAGAAGTAGAACGATCATTTATATGTGAATCTTTACCTTGTGACTTGATAGGAATGAATTCAAGATTAATGTCACAATACATTGAATTTGTGGCTGATAGATTGTTAGAATGTTTAGGATGCTCAAAAGtcttttattcaaaaaatccTTTTAATTGGATGGATTTGATATCTCTTcaaggaaaaacaaattttttcgAAAAAAGAGTTGCCGATTATCAGAAATCGGGTGTAATGGCACAGAGAAAAGATCAAGTGTTTTCTCTCAACACCGATTTTTGAAGGAAGCTGCATGACCATACCCACACATATAGACATTCCCACATATGTAGATATTCTCACACACATAGATATTCCCACACACATAGATATTCCCACACACATAGATATTCCCACACACATAGATATTCCCACACACATAGACATTCCCACACACATAGACATTCCCACACATGTAGATATTCCCACACTCATAGATATTCCCATACACATAGATATTCCCACACACATAGATATTCCCATACACATAGATATTCCCACACACATAGATATTCCCACACACATAGATATTCCCACACACGTAGACATTCCCACACTTGTAGACATTCCCATACTTGTAGACATTCTCACATATATAGACATAcccacacacatatacatagaCACATATGTGAGTACGTATGTCATGTGCTTCTCTTCTcccctattttttttttttttcataatcatTCCATCACCCTGCAAAAAGCAGACATATGTGTGGCACGATTTCGAACTCTACATGAGTTATACTACACAtgtttttttgatattttttaaaggaaGCTGTTATTTGTATATGAAGATAATAATGCAAGAGACTGTAAAAGGTACTTCCCGCAAATTCGCTTCAAACTAAtgaaacctttttttttttttttttttttttattctcccctttttctaattttttgtttgcaTTGATTGAGGTTtttgaatgaaaaaaaaagaaacaaagtaaaaacgaaaaatgCACCGAATAAATCTAAAAAAGGCAGTAACGGTTATACCACAATACGACAAAACggaaaaatagtaaattttttcaatCTAACGTATTatcgaaaaaaaagaagaaaaaaaccTTGAATGAGCGCATGTAGGTGGATGAAAATTGAACGCTTACAAGAAGCCCATAAACAAAGATGCTCTTACTTTGAGAATATCATGTGAAATGACTGAATGTAAGACAAAATAGACAAACTCGTGTAAAAATAAGGATTAAAATTTCCCTTAATAATGAATTTATTAGGTTATATTATGGAGCATTTTTGATGCTTTTTAtattgcattattttttattctcgCTATATTGCATACATTAACCGTACAAACATTCATTCAACTTACTTCTTACATGTTCGACGTTTATACTTTTCcctataaataaaaagttcgAGGTAAAAACATAGTAACTATtcaaaatgttatatatattataatcgctattattactacagGAAGAGTTATCCGAATAGTAATTTTCTACATCAGAAAAGTCTtcataaatgtacatattattatcactGTTCCTAACTGTGTTATGATTTTTTTCTATCTGTTCAGAATTGTTATTTGGTTTTTCCGTATCAGTCAAATAATGTCCATGCATTTCTAGAATGTCtgatttttctattttatctgctttttctattttatctgctttttctaatttgtctgatttttctattttatctgatttttctaatttgtgtgattttcctaatttttctagataattttgaaaaaatatgtgaaTATCACTCTTGACTAAATTTATCTCATACAAGTCTCCAACGCTTTggtagtaatatatatttagttttaatttatttttgttattatatatatcatcatTGAAAGCAACAAAAATACCTTTTCCTCTATAAACTTGTAAATTCTTATTCCATAAAAGGGACGCTAACATTTCATTCAGTTTTTtgtaagaaaatatattactcttctttaatgaaaaaatattttttaaaattgttttattttttgaatttaaaaattcatttttcatcCTATTTATTTGCTcacttatattaattaaataaggAATGCTATGTTCATATCTGAAGGAGCAGTTGATAAAATCGTTGTAAtgatatgtataattatttttcttttgttcttTAACTTCATTTTCATCACAACTACTAATTGTAGCATTTGTTAagacattttttatattctttttttcgtaGCATTCTAAATTTGTTATATCTTCAATATGAATTTTAGAATAGCTGGTTAGGTATATTGAACTTAACGGATTTATATTATGCACAAAACGTTTTACTCTTTCTTTATCTTGATCGTTTATTTTGTCTATTTTGTTTATGATTATAATATCACAAACGATTAGTTGCTCACACGCTGAGTTGTCCCTCCCTTCGTCCTTGCTGATAGGACATGCATCTATTGGGGTAAAATATTCCCCATCCTTGCCGCCAGAGCAGCTACTGCTGACCCTGTTGACTCTATTACCGATATTACTCCTATTGCTGTTTTCATTGCTATCCCTTCTATTGCTGCTGCTAATGATGATGTTGGGGTCCTTCTCTTCTTTTCCTTCCACGatgctactactactattttttttttctgaagaGACACCAgtttctgtttttttcaaGTTGCCATAATACGGAATACCACTGTTAAAGGAgcttaaaaaattgtacgcATCTATGATGTGAACAATACtatctaaatatattttggacTTATTTAAATCGTCTAGCCAtaacaaattattaatttgtatattGTCATAAGCTCCTGACACTTCAACAAATATATGATCATAAGAAGTTTTCAAAGATAAAATGTTTTCAATTAACTTTACAAAATTGCTTTTATTCGAGCAACATAAGCATCCGTTATTGAGCTCGTATATGAACCCTTCTTCGCTATCAATTtcgttaataatttttaaggTCTCTATCTTTTCGTCATTAGCTGAAGTGGAATTCTGTTTactcttttccttttccttaggaaaattatatatatcgttaatatctttaaaaactattttgtcaatattattattattttcagaGAATTCGTTATGGATtattgcaatttttttatttttttctaagcTTTCGTTTAGCAAGTTTTTAAGTAGAGTTGTTTTTCCAGACCCTAAAAACCCTGTTATTATAGTAATTCCTATCATTGCTCCTGGAACAACAGAAGCATTATATGTAAACAGGTAACTACTTGCGTATTATGctttagtatatattatgagGAATGCCTTctagtttttatttattactatataataccttatttttttattcaattttttagttCCCCTTTCTGGatttgtatatttgtttttgttttttttcagcTTAACgccaacttttttttttttttttttttctaattctcttatttttttaatgaatactGTCTCTCGCCATTTCTCTTGTATACATGTTTTATACAAGcttgaatgtatatatatatataaaaattttgccGTAATGacgtactttttttttttttttttttttttaaggcgttataatatatacttagcaaaatgaatatataggGTTCACGTTGTCATGTTACCAGTGTTCGCCACTGACAATGCGCAGAATTGTTTTaacatttctatttttttgacCTTATTAGaattatgaaaaaggaaaaaggaaaaaggaaaaaggaaaaaggaaaaaggaaaaaagtagaaagaaaaatttctttatttctttgtttctttatttctttatttctttgtttctttatttctttgtttttttgttcctttgTTTCTTTGTTCCTTTGTTTCTTTGTTCCTTTGTTTCTTTGTTCCTTTGTTTCTTTGTTCCTTTGTTTCTTtgcttctttatttctttgcttctttatttctttgcttctttatttctttgcttctttatttctttgcttctttatttctttgcttctttatttctttgtttcttcgtttatttattttataaaccCAGAAACGCCTATATGAGAGAGTGTCCACATATGCATAATACCTGTTAATGTACATACAGCTATGAGTTTACGCAAACGTACGCGCAtctgtacatatatatgtacgtgtatatgtgtacgtacGCGCAGGCTCATTCATTTGCTTATGCGTGAATCCGCGGAGGACATAGCTTCTTGCAAAAGAGTGGAGCACAGAAACACACATAGGCGTGATTTGATAAATGAATTGTACTGGTCTGAAGGGtatttacctttttattttttttttcacctttttgaaaaatataatgactttaaaaaaaaaattaatgttcAACTGTttgagtaaaaaaaaagtgatactaataaataacataaaaaaaaatagcttgATTTTTCTGAACAGAAATTATgtgaataatttaatatatacaaaggaagatgatatatataaaattaatgggTTGCTTGAATACAACTTGAGTAGTAATAACAAGAATAGAAATGACAATTTGTATGATGGGAATAGCATTATTTCGAATAGTAATTACGAAAATGATAACTCTTTAGGTAATAGCGAAAAAGACAACAGATTAGTAAAttgtgtatataattatcCAAATGATGAGAGGTTAGATATTTatggaaaaattaatgaaaaatttttatcgtCTGATTTTGagttacaattatataaaaatggatGTAAGATACCTATATATTggattaaaaaattagaaaaattaaaaaacataaatgcTATAAACTGTTTAGAGTATTTAAAGGATGACAATTTGCtatattttgataattacaaaaataaaggattattaaaatttttaaatgatgaaaaacggaaatataataattgtattattttatcaagAGTTGGAGACTTTTATGAAACGTATGGACTTGActccatttttttaattgaattTTTGAATATCAAAAAGATGAACAATAAATTGTCTTGTggttttataaaaagtagtattaataaagcattacatatattaacaaataacaatttaaatgtatgtatatatgaagaattaaatgaaaaatctttaaaaatgaaaaaaaggtatTTATCTCAAATTGTTACCCCAGAATTGCCCATCTACTTGAACAATATACAGTACTGTAGTAGTACAAACGAGGATATAAGTAACAAAGAAGAAGGAGAAGACGAAAATAAGAATAGTaatgctttttttaattcatgcGATATAGAtgattattttgttataaaagagattatatgtatatatatcgaGAGTAAAAATATCTTCTcattaagtaaaattaatttaagtCTGAAAACTATTTCTATTTATGATCAAATCACATTTgatgttttaaatatttacttaaaaaatactaattttttaaaggtatatatacatcaGCATAATAACACCTctttcacaaaaaaaataattcagtTGTTTAGAATAGAGAACTATTACTTGTTTAACAACTTTAGTAATAGCTTGCAGTTTCATATGTTCATTCTAGAAAAGCTAAAGGAGCAAATTAACATTAGAGGTTTATTCAGACtcattaagaataaaaacgTTTTTCAGGTGGAAACAGCATCGTCGATGGTTGGCAGAAAGGCGAGCATTGACGTGTCTACGAATCAGGAGAAGGGTGGAAGGGTGGCAGATATGGAAAACTTTAGCAGCGCTGCTAATAGGGAAAATGTTGATAGACGGAGGGACGAATTGGAAGAGAACTACAAGTTGGAAAACAACTTTGACTACGCATTTTACTCGTACTGCACACcattaaacatatttacaAGCTATAATATGGGTATatacaaacaaaataattactatgaaaatagaaataattatttattttataatataatagacGTAAATAATAGCGATTCGAACAGTATTAACATTGCTGAATCGTtagatttttttaaaaatttatttcttttttacccTACATTTGAGATTACGAAGCATATAcgatatataaatgaatatatcagaaaaaacttagaaaatttaattgTACCGAATGTAAGGCcttttagaaataatatcGTGATAACTCTTTTGTCTAATTTAAAAGCTGATCatcatgttttaaaaaaaatttatacaaatattgaAGGGGTACTTAAATGTATTAACAATTACGATTTCTCTCTTTTAACATCCATCTTTCACGTTCTGAATCATCAGAATTCGTTCaaattaaacattttaaaattttatggtCTTTTAACAAATATTCGAGAAATTTTACAAACTAATTTAGAGATGTGTCCCTGCaaattttcttattcttCAGACATACGTGCATTCAACGAGTTTGTGTATTATCATGAAAATGaggtatataatatacttaacGAAAAATTGTTAACAGGTGAAAACAAAGATATTGAACGGAATAGAAGAGAACTATTAGAGGCTGTTTTGTCGAACTATGGAgaatatgatgaaaataaaaaaagctaTAATTTAGACCTCTTAAATAAACTATTAAAATTTGACAATACAAATGATATTattggaataaaaaaaaaaaaaataaataatgaaaaaattctaaatttttttcaccccttaaacaaaaaatctgatgtaatgaaaaatatttttgttactgAAAATGTGCAAAATAAAGTTAAACATTATATCTCATCTATTgatagaaaaaagaaaaaaattaacgaaCTGATTAGAAGGATTAATGGACAGTTATCTTCGTCTGTCCACATCCTTTCATTTGTGTCAAACTTTCTGCAGATACTTCAGGTAACgcgccaaaaaaaaaaaaaaaaaaaaaaatttcggATCAATTTTTGATTTCCTCCATGTGGTCATGCGGTTTGTGCGTGCGTACATGCACCCACTCCCTGTACAAATGTTCGCATTtgtacacacacatatatatatatatgtatacatttccTACACTCACATGCCTGTATGCACACTTTATCATATGCTTTAACATGAGAGAGCGCATCTTAACCTGTGCAGGCCCTATGGAACCACACATCAAACAGCATAAAGCGAGGGTGGAATCTGCCAGTCTGCAAGCACTTAGTTGTAACGTACGAACAGAAGAGCTTCAAAAATATTGATGAAAagctattatatatacagcAACTTATGTATAAcgaaaatgaaaacatatCAAATAAAAGGAACACTGATGGAAAGAGCGAGTATTTATCATCAAGTAGACAAGTAGAAAAGAATTCGTCTAATAGCATATCACATGAAGATTTCATAAAATTGACAGAAGAAGatgaaaagaatatattagaGAATGTTGATAAAGATTCAGTAgaagagataaaaaaaatatataaggaaaaattcTATGCGAATGATTCTCTGACCTATATTTTAGGAGCAAAAccttataatttaaataaacaaaatttagttaaatatgatattttttttaaaaaaagaaattttattttactgacaggaaaaaatatgagtGGAAAAACAACTTTATCCTTTACCATTTTATGTATTCTATTTTTGGCAAATCTAGGTACATAATTATTGAGTTCTTACATAGACAGGGCA from Plasmodium malariae genome assembly, chromosome: 13 includes these protein-coding regions:
- the PmUG01_13052900 gene encoding DNA mismatch repair protein, putative encodes the protein MFNCLSKKKVILINNIKKNSLIFLNRNYVNNLIYTKEDDIYKINGLLEYNLSSNNKNRNDNLYDGNSIISNSNYENDNSLGNSEKDNRLVNCVYNYPNDERLDIYGKINEKFLSSDFELQLYKNGCKIPIYWIKKLEKLKNINAINCLEYLKDDNLLYFDNYKNKGLLKFLNDEKRKYNNCIILSRVGDFYETYGLDSIFLIEFLNIKKMNNKLSCGFIKSSINKALHILTNNNLNVCIYEELNEKSLKMKKRYLSQIVTPELPIYLNNIQYCSSTNEDISNKEEGEDENKNSNAFFNSCDIDDYFVIKEIICIYIESKNIFSLSKINLSLKTISIYDQITFDVLNIYLKNTNFLKVYIHQHNNTSFTKKIIQLFRIENYYLFNNFSNSLQFHMFILEKLKEQINIRGLFRLIKNKNVFQVETASSMVGRKASIDVSTNQEKGGRVADMENFSSAANRENVDRRRDELEENYKLENNFDYAFYSYCTPLNIFTSYNMGIYKQNNYYENRNNYLFYNIIDVNNSDSNSINIAESLDFFKNLFLFYPTFEITKHIRYINEYIRKNLENLIVPNVRPFRNNIVITLLSNLKADHHVLKKIYTNIEGVLKCINNYDFSLLTSIFHVLNHQNSFKLNILKFYGLLTNIREILQTNLEMCPCKFSYSSDIRAFNEFVYYHENEVYNILNEKLLTGENKDIERNRRELLEAVLSNYGEYDENKKSYNLDLLNKLLKFDNTNDIIGIKKKKINNEKILNFFHPLNKKSDVMKNIFVTENVQNKVKHYISSIDRKKKKINELIRRINGQLSSSVHILSFVSNFLQILQALWNHTSNSIKRGWNLPVCKHLVVTYEQKSFKNIDEKLLYIQQLMYNENENISNKRNTDGKSEYLSSSRQVEKNSSNSISHEDFIKLTEEDEKNILENVDKDSVEEIKKIYKEKFYANDSLTYILGAKPYNLNKQNLVKYDIFFKKRNFILLTGKNMSGKTTLSFTILCILFLANLGMYAPCDEKSIISKFREFYSLKNVNYQEQIENMSLFREQAYYINSIIEEIKENYCIDNKHLRNNEIFILFDEPCIATTPVDNAIIISAISDYLKEYCGIIITHNYDLLKKICQSKNIIFKRINENINYLKRQEGERAAKLERGICKNSEALETCRHTNIDSKVLELLNAYEKRYKFIHNLSNLLYYKFLDYLKNTKDKKKTLNNFFENFVNYGYDKSNSVEEQCMHVAAGHAAQDDGDNFELMQNEDMREIMKEYSLEGDILNKEGDVIKKKNYIRKNSKEKTNVSNLKNYDMEVSRNDDACQLRKDRTNAVLGEAVPEYYENCENHEKELNIAIEKIERAANRKVVKIGMNEDIPISFKNKSIVYILCIFAKNKNKPYFYIGISDNISERIKCHTRNLLNSKNLLKNEKRNNILNYKYDMNVFYTLIFQVDNKMLASKYEKELSDLLKRNYDIISK